One segment of Capnocytophaga sp. oral taxon 878 DNA contains the following:
- a CDS encoding ATP-binding protein has product MAAELILAGGVIPEIPKIVLKFRHADTEVNLWLELSQNSEWLSFGVAVLIAFGYFIYLWLSNKKKPEEWQRIVEACSLIDEEFNFIPTQKWFEDQNAKQIRNLDKRYSEERNFPFEDMDFALASLHIADRFKPLLKKDISKFKNTLRTFIESIDKEPYYSDLSTQCKFLAEKIDSLSGTATSYIELRESVNGFLSIFNNFYYDSQNNNRNDILTKGNFIREDGYILQKVLSNSWIGFRKHHTIIITGVAGAGKSHLIGDMVTQRKRANEPSILLLGQHFTSSSDPLSQIRELLDVKCRKERLLGQLDNYGKRIGKPVVIFIDAINEGAGDDLWSKFLLNLLQSIESYEYLRLVISFRISDRKNWFYDIAHNFEYAVYQHHGFKGHEREACEYMFSSFGIEQPTWPVYGEEFSNPLFLIKYCRNHERSQRPLVFTNFWTTILEYCDDTNHEIAISFKYNEAQNLVTKALRSVAELMVTARSRYNIEYQVIMKRLAQDAQYTKAPNEFFELLIDEGLLRTDIHNGVTYVNFGFERIGDYFIAEHLISNAPAKEWFKYNLGNLSEALAILVPSIKDKELIELVEKNDKEKALQAFIDSAMWRDSFTVKGDELISKIIEVKEYGLMFEIILSCPYRTDVASNGFALYDMLWNLSMVQRDAIWTILISSPSSHQSSQLMDLARWGCEASENTLNSIDNQIAKACLETLVWTLSTTWRELRDCATHAIVNILVQHKKLLLPLLEKYYFVNDPYIQERLWCAVYGALLLMQDDKNSCTVAQWVYSNVFVKKHVPEHILVRDYACNIVEFGISRGLDIRIEQGHIKVPFTDGTLPPIPSNDEITAKYDRDWKTVPENERDVYMVQHSILSSMAPEYGVRSYGDFGRYVFQSNLGGFGENVEMLSNWAIHMIFEEYGYDPNVFVHFDKNNDSHNRSHGKIERIGKKYQWIAMYRIMARMLDKYPDKDWSNEWSDPVRRARTIDPTIYPGRKSLHHQSKYKLPDFDISVPKNDLKWLKTWKNMPRIREYVLITDEDGIEWVNLFSYSKFVHEPDDDKALIRDLWTFIQAYVVNKEALSTVCDNLYHIGIEGRFFHENNEIYNVFTREFYWSTAYKNAVSIENHKRIPFSVGHKIFDEIIMEPAYLQYTLSYDDDVSSDDFVNLLLPNEWLFNGLQLKFSNDVGVWVNDKNEIVVLDNYMFSSGHSALLVRKDYLLNYLNANGKVMFWPILTERMIRSKKMGYANRTQNGGYAYMDERGIIHQKIRCYEPSNIEKKYLKLKSLIDKKTNIVLFWLHKHHFI; this is encoded by the coding sequence ATGGCAGCAGAACTTATTCTTGCAGGAGGAGTAATACCGGAAATACCTAAAATTGTACTTAAGTTTAGACATGCTGATACAGAAGTAAACTTATGGCTTGAATTATCTCAAAACTCTGAATGGTTGAGTTTTGGGGTAGCAGTGCTAATTGCTTTTGGTTATTTTATCTATCTTTGGCTGTCTAATAAAAAGAAACCTGAAGAGTGGCAAAGAATAGTTGAGGCATGTAGTTTGATAGATGAAGAATTTAACTTTATCCCTACACAGAAGTGGTTTGAGGATCAAAATGCCAAACAGATTAGAAATCTAGATAAGCGTTACTCAGAAGAAAGAAATTTTCCATTTGAGGATATGGATTTTGCGTTAGCTTCATTGCATATTGCTGATAGATTCAAGCCCTTGCTTAAAAAAGATATAAGCAAATTCAAAAATACACTTCGGACATTTATTGAAAGTATAGATAAAGAACCTTATTATTCTGACTTATCTACTCAGTGTAAATTCCTTGCTGAAAAGATAGATAGCTTAAGTGGAACAGCAACTTCTTATATTGAATTAAGAGAATCAGTAAATGGATTCCTCTCTATATTTAACAATTTCTACTACGATTCTCAAAATAACAATAGAAATGACATTCTAACAAAAGGGAATTTTATTCGTGAAGATGGATATATCTTACAGAAAGTGCTTTCCAATAGTTGGATTGGGTTCAGGAAGCATCATACAATTATAATTACAGGTGTTGCCGGTGCAGGAAAGTCTCATCTTATAGGTGACATGGTTACTCAACGTAAACGTGCTAATGAACCATCTATATTACTTTTAGGACAACATTTTACATCGTCATCTGATCCGCTCTCCCAAATTCGAGAGTTGTTGGATGTAAAATGTAGAAAGGAAAGGTTACTTGGACAGCTTGACAATTATGGTAAACGAATAGGGAAACCGGTAGTCATATTTATTGATGCTATTAACGAAGGAGCTGGTGATGACTTATGGAGCAAATTTCTGTTGAACCTTCTGCAAAGTATAGAGTCATATGAGTATCTGCGGCTCGTTATAAGTTTTCGTATATCTGATCGCAAAAATTGGTTTTATGATATTGCTCATAATTTTGAATACGCAGTATATCAACATCATGGATTTAAAGGACATGAGAGAGAAGCATGTGAGTACATGTTTTCGTCTTTTGGTATAGAGCAGCCAACTTGGCCTGTATATGGAGAAGAATTCTCAAATCCTCTTTTCTTAATCAAATATTGTCGCAATCATGAAAGAAGTCAACGCCCACTGGTGTTTACAAATTTCTGGACAACTATTCTAGAATATTGTGATGATACCAATCATGAAATAGCGATAAGTTTTAAGTATAACGAAGCTCAAAATCTTGTAACTAAAGCACTACGTTCGGTAGCAGAGTTAATGGTTACAGCTCGTAGTCGTTATAATATTGAATATCAAGTTATAATGAAACGGTTGGCTCAGGATGCTCAATACACTAAGGCTCCTAATGAATTCTTTGAATTGCTGATAGATGAGGGATTATTAAGAACGGATATCCATAATGGTGTCACATATGTAAATTTTGGTTTTGAAAGGATAGGCGATTATTTTATCGCAGAACATCTGATTTCAAATGCTCCAGCGAAGGAATGGTTCAAATATAATTTGGGAAATCTTTCTGAAGCTTTAGCAATTCTTGTTCCCTCAATTAAAGATAAAGAACTAATAGAACTAGTTGAGAAAAATGATAAGGAAAAAGCGCTTCAAGCATTTATTGATAGTGCAATGTGGAGAGATAGTTTCACTGTGAAAGGAGATGAATTGATATCTAAAATAATAGAGGTAAAAGAATATGGTTTGATGTTTGAAATTATATTATCTTGCCCTTACAGAACAGATGTAGCTTCAAACGGATTTGCTTTGTATGATATGTTATGGAATTTAAGTATGGTGCAACGAGACGCTATATGGACTATTTTAATTTCCTCTCCTTCTTCACATCAAAGTAGTCAACTTATGGATTTGGCACGATGGGGGTGCGAAGCTTCGGAAAATACTCTAAATTCGATAGATAATCAGATAGCTAAGGCATGTCTTGAGACTTTGGTATGGACACTATCCACTACTTGGCGAGAACTGAGAGATTGTGCTACACATGCCATTGTAAATATTTTAGTTCAGCATAAAAAACTTCTTCTACCATTACTAGAGAAATACTATTTTGTTAATGATCCTTACATTCAAGAACGTTTGTGGTGTGCTGTCTATGGAGCGTTACTCCTAATGCAAGATGATAAAAATAGCTGTACAGTTGCACAGTGGGTATATAGTAACGTCTTCGTCAAGAAACATGTACCTGAACACATTTTGGTGCGTGACTATGCTTGTAATATTGTAGAGTTTGGTATTAGTAGAGGTTTGGATATAAGGATAGAACAGGGACACATAAAAGTTCCCTTTACAGACGGGACCTTACCTCCCATTCCTTCAAACGATGAAATTACTGCAAAGTATGATAGAGATTGGAAAACAGTTCCAGAAAATGAACGAGATGTATATATGGTTCAGCACTCAATATTATCGTCTATGGCTCCAGAGTATGGAGTAAGAAGTTATGGAGATTTTGGAAGATATGTATTCCAATCTAATCTTGGTGGCTTTGGGGAGAATGTAGAGATGTTGTCGAATTGGGCCATACATATGATATTTGAAGAGTATGGATATGATCCTAATGTTTTTGTTCACTTCGATAAGAACAACGATAGCCATAATCGGTCTCATGGCAAAATTGAACGTATAGGAAAGAAATATCAGTGGATAGCCATGTATCGCATTATGGCTCGGATGTTAGACAAATACCCTGATAAAGATTGGAGTAATGAATGGTCTGATCCTGTACGAAGAGCCAGAACTATTGACCCTACAATATATCCTGGGCGTAAGTCATTACATCATCAGAGCAAATATAAACTTCCTGATTTTGATATATCGGTACCGAAAAATGATCTCAAATGGTTGAAGACGTGGAAAAATATGCCAAGAATTAGGGAGTATGTTCTTATTACTGATGAAGATGGAATTGAATGGGTAAATTTATTTTCATACAGCAAGTTTGTGCATGAACCAGATGACGATAAAGCTCTTATAAGAGATTTATGGACTTTCATACAGGCATATGTTGTCAATAAGGAGGCCTTGAGTACTGTGTGTGACAACTTATACCATATAGGAATTGAAGGACGTTTCTTTCATGAGAATAACGAGATTTACAATGTATTTACTCGTGAATTTTATTGGTCGACAGCTTATAAGAATGCTGTAAGTATTGAGAACCACAAAAGAATACCATTCTCTGTAGGACATAAGATTTTCGATGAAATTATCATGGAACCTGCTTATTTGCAGTACACCCTCTCATATGACGATGATGTGTCATCCGATGATTTTGTCAATCTGCTTCTGCCTAATGAGTGGTTATTCAATGGGCTCCAATTGAAATTTTCTAATGATGTTGGAGTATGGGTGAATGATAAAAATGAGATTGTTGTATTGGATAACTATATGTTCTCAAGTGGTCATAGTGCATTATTAGTTCGTAAGGACTATCTTCTCAATTATCTCAATGCTAATGGGAAGGTAATGTTTTGGCCTATATTAACAGAGAGAATGATTCGTTCAAAAAAGATGGGGTATGCTAATCGTACTCAGAATGGGGGATATGCTTATATGGATGAAAGAGGTATTATACATCAAAAAATTAGATGTTATGAGCCTTCAAATATAGAAAAGAAATATTTAAAGCTTAAAAGTCTTATTGACAAGAAAACTAATATTGTTCTATTTTGGCTGCACAAACACCATTTTATTTAG
- a CDS encoding DUF4254 domain-containing protein — protein sequence MFSEKAFKVFEESIAQYHIADDVYQPFTNPYPSTDLLNHLLYRKNWIDTVQWHYEDIIRDPHIDPVAALDLKRKIDSSNQDRTDMVEYIDSYFLDFYKDVKPLPTATINTESPAWAVDRLSILALKIYHMQEEVNRPDATPEHRAKCQEKLNVLLEQKKDLSTALNQLLDDIAAGRKYMKVYKQMKMYNDEELNPILRKK from the coding sequence ATGTTCAGCGAAAAAGCATTTAAAGTATTTGAAGAAAGCATCGCACAATACCACATTGCCGATGATGTATACCAACCCTTCACCAACCCCTATCCCTCTACCGATCTCCTCAATCACTTGCTTTATCGAAAGAATTGGATTGATACCGTACAGTGGCATTATGAGGATATCATTCGCGACCCTCACATCGATCCTGTCGCTGCTCTCGACCTCAAACGCAAAATCGATTCATCCAACCAAGATCGCACCGATATGGTCGAATACATCGATAGCTATTTTCTAGATTTCTATAAAGATGTCAAGCCTCTTCCTACAGCCACCATCAATACCGAGAGTCCCGCGTGGGCAGTCGATAGGCTTTCTATCTTAGCCCTCAAAATATACCACATGCAGGAAGAAGTAAACCGCCCCGATGCCACACCCGAGCATCGCGCCAAATGCCAAGAAAAGCTCAACGTACTCCTCGAACAGAAAAAAGACCTTTCAACGGCTCTCAACCAGCTTTTAGACGATATCGCCGCAGGTCGCAAGTATATGAAAGTCTATAAACAAATGAAGATGTACAATGATGAGGAGTTAAACCCCATCTTAAGAAAAAAATAA
- a CDS encoding glutathione peroxidase, translating to MSVIAQNSSDNQTIYQFTVEDINGKDFAFSALKGKKIMIVNTASKCGLTPQYKDLEALYEKYKDKDFVIVGFPANNFLGQEPGSNEQIATFCSLNYGVTFPMMAKISVKGKNMHPVYEFLTQKAKNGLEDSKVQWNFQKYLIGRDGKLEKVIGPRTLPFAEEIVQWIEE from the coding sequence ATGAGTGTTATAGCACAGAACAGTTCTGATAATCAGACAATTTACCAATTTACTGTAGAGGACATCAACGGTAAAGATTTTGCTTTTTCAGCCCTTAAAGGGAAGAAAATTATGATTGTGAATACGGCTTCGAAATGTGGCCTTACTCCGCAATATAAAGATTTGGAGGCCTTGTATGAGAAGTACAAGGATAAGGATTTTGTGATTGTGGGCTTTCCTGCTAATAACTTTTTGGGGCAGGAACCTGGTAGTAATGAGCAGATTGCTACGTTTTGCAGTTTGAATTACGGTGTTACATTCCCTATGATGGCAAAGATTTCGGTTAAGGGAAAGAATATGCACCCTGTGTATGAGTTTTTGACGCAGAAGGCTAAGAATGGCTTGGAGGATAGCAAGGTGCAGTGGAATTTTCAGAAGTACCTAATTGGCAGGGATGGCAAATTAGAGAAAGTAATTGGCCCGAGAACGCTTCCTTTTGCAGAAGAGATTGTGCAATGGATAGAGGAGTAG
- a CDS encoding glycosyltransferase family 87 protein codes for MMKRFLADYRYITILWFALAFVPVLLNVWIAGRFNNYLIFDGVFWHTIRQLPLYVAYPDEYFDTNHYGVLFSAVIAPFAILPKWLGCSLWIIANAGFLYWAVRQLPLSKKGIIVVLLIAAHDLYTAASMQQFNISVIGLLVGAFVFVERKQSHWATLLIVIGTLTKLYGIVGLAFFFFAQDKWRFVWSGLLWLGALFCLPMLYSSGEYVVQAYYDWYASLSEKNVSNLGTATYNLQNLSVLGFLQRTGIYNNNGVVILIGLLLLGLCFLKFKKYKDLDFRLLMLSAVSMFLCLFSTGTENSTYVVAYVGIGIWFAVSRLPQWLKVVLLVGAILGSLSPTDIFKPLKEGYIIRYSLRAVPVMLVWLAVIWEGFWGVGDTKEMRKI; via the coding sequence ATGATGAAGAGGTTTTTGGCGGATTACCGTTACATTACTATTTTGTGGTTTGCGCTGGCTTTTGTGCCGGTGCTGCTGAATGTTTGGATTGCGGGGCGCTTCAATAATTATCTTATTTTTGATGGGGTTTTTTGGCATACTATTAGGCAGTTACCGTTGTATGTGGCTTATCCTGATGAGTATTTTGATACGAACCATTATGGGGTACTGTTTAGTGCGGTGATTGCTCCGTTTGCTATTTTGCCTAAGTGGTTGGGCTGTAGCTTGTGGATTATTGCCAATGCGGGCTTTTTATACTGGGCTGTGCGGCAGTTACCTTTATCAAAAAAGGGGATTATTGTGGTGCTGCTGATTGCTGCTCATGATTTATATACGGCGGCATCGATGCAGCAGTTTAACATCAGTGTGATAGGGCTGCTGGTGGGTGCTTTTGTATTTGTGGAGCGCAAACAGAGCCATTGGGCGACGCTGCTCATTGTGATAGGTACGCTTACTAAGCTATATGGCATAGTGGGGTTGGCTTTCTTTTTTTTCGCCCAAGATAAGTGGCGATTTGTATGGAGTGGACTGCTATGGCTGGGGGCGCTGTTTTGCTTACCAATGTTATATTCATCGGGGGAGTATGTGGTTCAGGCGTATTACGATTGGTATGCCTCACTTTCGGAAAAGAATGTATCGAACTTAGGGACAGCTACTTACAACTTGCAGAACTTATCGGTTTTGGGTTTTTTGCAGCGCACGGGGATTTACAATAATAATGGGGTGGTGATATTGATTGGCTTGTTATTATTGGGTTTGTGCTTTTTGAAATTCAAAAAATATAAGGATTTGGATTTCAGGCTGCTAATGTTATCGGCTGTGAGTATGTTTTTGTGTTTGTTCAGTACTGGAACTGAAAATAGTACTTATGTGGTGGCTTATGTGGGGATTGGTATATGGTTTGCGGTGAGTAGACTGCCACAATGGCTGAAAGTTGTGCTATTGGTGGGGGCGATATTGGGCTCATTATCACCAACGGATATTTTTAAGCCTTTGAAAGAGGGGTATATTATTAGATATTCACTGCGGGCTGTGCCTGTGATGCTTGTGTGGCTGGCTGTGATATGGGAAGGTTTTTGGGGCGTAGGAGATACTAAGGAAATGAGAAAAATATAG
- a CDS encoding glycosyltransferase family 2 protein produces MKTIEIVVPCYNESGNIRALYEGVSSVFKEKLSGYALKMLFVDDGSRDGTLELLKNLSESDDRVSYLSFSRNFGHQLAVKAGLDYSEGDAVISMDCDLQHPPALIPDMVAKWEQGYEVVATLRTYPKETPKKKRKSSEHFYKLLNLLSDVEIKEGSADFRLLSKKVVEVIKEMDEKEPFLRGMVPWVGFKQVYIPYMAEQRFAGESKYTVKKMLQLAITGVTAFSVKPLYFAVFLGFGFSLLSLLYIPYVIYSFLNGSEISGWASLIMTIVFFGGLQLIILGIIGVYIGKIFKQTKERPSYIVSKHNK; encoded by the coding sequence ATGAAAACAATAGAAATTGTAGTGCCTTGTTACAATGAAAGTGGTAATATTAGGGCGCTGTATGAGGGAGTGAGTAGTGTTTTTAAGGAAAAACTATCGGGATATGCCCTGAAAATGTTGTTTGTAGATGATGGGAGCCGTGATGGGACGTTGGAACTACTTAAAAACTTATCGGAGAGTGATGATAGGGTGAGTTATTTGTCGTTTTCGCGTAATTTTGGGCATCAATTGGCTGTGAAAGCAGGTTTGGACTACTCGGAAGGGGATGCGGTAATATCAATGGACTGTGATTTGCAACATCCGCCAGCACTTATACCAGATATGGTAGCTAAGTGGGAACAAGGTTATGAGGTGGTAGCTACCCTGCGCACTTATCCTAAGGAGACGCCTAAGAAGAAGAGGAAGAGCTCTGAACATTTTTATAAACTATTGAATTTGCTATCGGATGTGGAGATAAAAGAAGGTAGTGCAGACTTTAGATTACTGAGTAAGAAGGTGGTAGAAGTGATTAAGGAGATGGATGAGAAGGAACCTTTCTTGCGAGGTATGGTGCCTTGGGTAGGGTTCAAGCAGGTGTATATACCTTATATGGCTGAACAACGCTTTGCTGGTGAAAGTAAGTATACAGTAAAGAAGATGCTGCAACTGGCTATCACAGGGGTTACTGCTTTTAGTGTGAAGCCTTTGTACTTTGCGGTATTTTTAGGTTTTGGGTTTTCATTGCTCTCACTGCTATATATTCCGTATGTAATTTACTCTTTTCTAAATGGTTCGGAGATATCAGGCTGGGCTTCGCTCATTATGACTATTGTGTTCTTTGGAGGATTGCAGTTGATTATTTTGGGGATTATAGGGGTGTATATTGGTAAGATTTTTAAGCAGACAAAAGAAAGACCGAGCTATATTGTGAGCAAACATAACAAGTAA
- a CDS encoding polysaccharide deacetylase family protein: MIYLSFDIEEFDMPKEYGYDIPFGQQISVSREGLIAILDLLKKYDIRATFFSTVIFAEQVADLIHRLIDEGHELASHSYYHSEFKIDDLENSRETLEGLFKVPITGLRMPRMKEVNAEDVKRAGFEYNSSINPTYLPGRYNKLSSPKRYFKEGDLWQIPAAVSWFRIPLFWLSFHNFPLWLYKFLLKRCVASVGYAALYFHPWEFTDLHQKEYNFPSYVMRNSGELMIARFEQLLQYIKKQGWKTGTYNQIITNK; this comes from the coding sequence ATGATATATTTAAGTTTTGATATTGAGGAATTTGATATGCCTAAGGAATATGGGTATGATATCCCGTTTGGGCAACAAATAAGTGTTTCGAGGGAGGGGTTAATAGCAATATTAGACCTTTTAAAAAAGTACGATATACGGGCTACCTTCTTTTCGACAGTTATTTTTGCTGAACAAGTGGCGGATCTTATTCATAGGCTGATAGATGAAGGACATGAACTAGCATCACATTCATATTATCATTCGGAGTTTAAAATAGATGATTTGGAAAACTCACGCGAAACGCTAGAAGGGCTTTTTAAAGTACCTATTACGGGCTTGCGGATGCCACGAATGAAAGAAGTAAATGCTGAGGATGTGAAAAGAGCGGGATTTGAATACAACTCATCTATCAACCCTACCTATTTACCTGGGAGGTATAACAAATTGAGTAGCCCTAAGCGTTATTTTAAGGAGGGAGATCTTTGGCAGATACCCGCAGCTGTGAGTTGGTTTAGGATTCCGCTGTTCTGGCTTTCATTTCATAACTTTCCACTGTGGTTGTACAAATTTTTGCTAAAAAGGTGTGTGGCTTCGGTAGGATATGCTGCTTTGTATTTTCATCCTTGGGAATTTACAGATTTACATCAAAAAGAGTATAATTTCCCTAGTTATGTAATGCGTAATAGTGGTGAGCTGATGATAGCGCGATTTGAACAATTATTGCAGTACATTAAAAAACAAGGATGGAAGACAGGAACTTACAACCAAATAATTACTAATAAGTAA
- a CDS encoding Imm43 family immunity protein, with protein MTEKLFIWFMTTTRWKSGVPQFFYNSELLDFTNPNNSDWKYMKNIPPKMLLKYKSKGTVKFDWVIYRNRIMVISEEFLSFIRKYWSENRYTLSDCIVQNSKGESCSNKKYFVLFVLETDNTLFTIDEEGKKRIAGNSFEYLYPNISVKSEKEGFFYYDKCAYDEGLILTTEIKDIILKSFYKPEIYEIKDFPTAYNNMNKKEEFLPKVVINN; from the coding sequence ATGACAGAAAAGTTATTTATTTGGTTTATGACCACTACAAGGTGGAAAAGTGGAGTACCACAGTTTTTCTATAATTCTGAACTTTTAGATTTCACAAATCCTAATAATTCTGACTGGAAATACATGAAGAACATCCCTCCTAAAATGCTTCTTAAATATAAAAGTAAAGGGACTGTTAAGTTTGATTGGGTTATCTATAGAAATAGAATAATGGTTATCTCAGAAGAGTTTCTATCTTTTATTAGAAAATATTGGAGTGAAAACCGTTATACATTGTCTGATTGTATTGTGCAAAACTCAAAAGGAGAGAGTTGTTCTAACAAGAAATACTTTGTCCTTTTTGTTTTAGAAACTGACAATACGCTTTTTACTATTGATGAAGAAGGAAAGAAACGTATAGCAGGTAATAGTTTTGAATATTTATACCCTAATATTTCAGTAAAAAGTGAGAAAGAAGGTTTTTTCTATTATGATAAATGTGCTTATGACGAGGGACTGATACTAACCACAGAAATAAAAGATATCATTTTAAAATCATTTTATAAGCCTGAAATATATGAGATAAAAGATTTCCCTACGGCTTATAATAATATGAATAAGAAAGAGGAGTTTTTACCTAAAGTAGTAATTAACAATTAA